A genomic segment from Magnetococcales bacterium encodes:
- a CDS encoding pyruvate carboxylase encodes MIDAKPFRRLLIANRGEIAIRIIRAAAEMNIATVAIYAKEDSYSLHRYKADESYQVGAGKRPIAAYLDIADILRIAQEVKVDAIHPGYGFLSENPDFAEACRQAGIVFIGPTPEAMRQLGDKVQARKIAVEAGVPVMPATATLPDDPAQIRAMAHEIGFPVMLKAIWGGGGRGMRVIEHPDQLLEQVQTASREAASAFGNGAVYLEKLVRRARHVEVQILGDQHGNLVHLFERDCTVQRRNQKVVERAPALYLNDAQRTELCDHALRLARAVQYRNAGTVEFLQDVDTGKFYFIEVNPRIQVEHTVTEEVTGIDLVQAQILVAQGHALGSPGLPRQENIFLQGHALQCRVTTEDPENNFTPDYGRISDYRSAAGFGIRLDAGTAYSGARITPFYDSLLVKITARAATSDAAIQRMDRALQEYRIVGLKTNLGFLSRVVRHEKFRTGDYVTTFIDQTPSLLNTPARKDIHAHLLQYIADVVVNGNPETKGLPKPDSHVKPTIPKHDSKSDLAFGTRDLLDELGPKKFSQWMLDQKRTLITDTTMRDAHQSLLATRLRTHDLLAVAPAYARLLPSLFSVECWGGATFDVTMRFLKECPWERLHDLREQMPNLLLQMLLRSANGVGYTNYPDNVVRFFIKQAAGRGVDLFRVFDSLNWVENMRVAMDAVIAEDKLCEAAICYTGDIMDPKRAKYSLKYYVNMAKELEAAGAHILGIKDMAGLLKPNAARVLVKALKEEIGLPIHFHTHDTSGISAASVLSAIEAGVDAVDAAMDAMSGATSQPSLGSIVEALRNTPHDTGLDIESIRAISTYWEQVRRHYAAFESLQYAGASEVYLHEMPGGQFTNLRQQARSLGIDAHWDQVAHAYAWVNEMFGDIPKVTPSSKVVGDMALMMVTSQLTREDVLNPEKEIAFPESVVQYFRGDLGQPPGGFPEALQRKVLKNQEPLTVRPGAILPDTDLEAQRQKISRLTGGLVSDAQVASHLMYPQVFSDFMRHCQTYGDVSRLPSHVFFYGMEPGQEILVESEPGKALIIHFITTSEPDADGMVKVFFEVNGQPRSIQIQNRSQTGQKRATPKAKDGDPNQVGAPIPGAVGAIAVIKGQKVARGDRLLSLEAMKMETAICATQDGTVAEIHVQTGDHVETKDLLITLVTTP; translated from the coding sequence ATGATCGACGCAAAACCTTTCAGACGCCTTTTGATCGCCAATCGAGGCGAAATCGCCATTCGCATTATCCGGGCCGCTGCGGAAATGAATATCGCCACGGTGGCGATCTACGCCAAGGAGGACAGCTACTCCCTGCATCGCTACAAAGCGGATGAAAGCTATCAAGTGGGGGCAGGCAAACGTCCCATCGCCGCCTACCTGGATATCGCCGATATCCTGCGCATCGCCCAGGAGGTCAAGGTGGACGCGATCCATCCGGGATACGGGTTTCTCTCCGAAAATCCCGACTTCGCCGAAGCCTGCCGCCAGGCGGGCATCGTCTTCATCGGCCCCACCCCGGAAGCCATGCGTCAACTCGGAGACAAGGTTCAGGCCCGCAAGATCGCCGTGGAGGCGGGTGTGCCCGTCATGCCCGCCACCGCTACCCTCCCCGACGACCCGGCGCAAATCCGCGCCATGGCCCATGAGATCGGCTTTCCCGTGATGCTCAAGGCGATCTGGGGCGGCGGCGGACGGGGCATGCGGGTGATCGAACACCCGGATCAACTGCTCGAACAGGTCCAGACCGCCAGCCGCGAAGCGGCGTCGGCCTTCGGCAACGGCGCGGTCTATCTGGAAAAACTAGTGCGACGCGCCCGGCACGTGGAAGTGCAGATCCTGGGGGATCAACACGGCAATCTGGTGCATCTGTTCGAGCGGGACTGCACCGTGCAACGCCGCAACCAAAAGGTGGTGGAACGCGCCCCCGCCCTCTACCTCAACGACGCCCAGCGGACCGAACTGTGCGACCATGCCCTGCGCCTCGCCCGGGCGGTCCAGTACCGCAACGCGGGCACGGTGGAATTTCTCCAGGATGTGGATACGGGAAAATTCTATTTCATCGAAGTCAATCCCCGCATTCAGGTGGAGCATACCGTCACCGAGGAGGTGACGGGCATCGATCTGGTGCAAGCCCAAATCCTGGTGGCCCAGGGCCACGCCCTCGGCTCCCCCGGACTGCCCCGCCAGGAGAATATTTTCCTCCAGGGCCACGCGCTGCAATGCCGGGTCACCACCGAGGATCCGGAAAACAACTTCACCCCGGACTATGGCCGCATCTCCGACTACCGCAGTGCCGCCGGCTTCGGCATCCGTTTGGACGCGGGCACCGCCTACAGCGGCGCACGCATCACGCCGTTCTACGACTCGCTGCTGGTCAAGATCACCGCCCGGGCCGCCACCTCCGACGCGGCCATCCAACGCATGGACCGGGCCTTGCAGGAATACCGCATCGTCGGCCTGAAAACCAATCTCGGCTTTTTGAGCCGGGTGGTGCGCCACGAAAAATTCCGTACCGGGGATTATGTCACCACCTTCATCGACCAGACCCCGTCGCTGCTCAACACCCCGGCCCGCAAGGACATTCACGCCCATCTGTTGCAGTACATCGCCGATGTGGTGGTCAACGGCAATCCGGAAACCAAAGGGTTGCCCAAGCCCGACAGCCACGTCAAGCCCACCATCCCGAAACACGACAGCAAATCCGACCTGGCCTTCGGCACCCGGGATCTGCTGGATGAATTGGGCCCAAAAAAATTCTCCCAATGGATGCTGGATCAAAAACGCACCCTGATCACCGATACCACCATGCGCGACGCCCACCAGTCGCTTTTGGCCACCCGCCTGCGCACCCATGATCTGCTGGCGGTGGCGCCGGCCTATGCCCGGCTGCTGCCCTCCTTGTTTTCGGTGGAGTGCTGGGGAGGCGCCACCTTTGATGTAACCATGCGTTTTCTCAAGGAATGCCCCTGGGAACGCCTCCACGATCTGCGTGAGCAGATGCCCAATCTGCTGTTGCAAATGCTGCTGCGCTCGGCCAACGGCGTGGGCTACACCAACTATCCGGACAACGTGGTGCGCTTTTTCATCAAGCAGGCCGCAGGCCGGGGGGTGGATCTCTTCCGGGTGTTCGACTCCCTCAACTGGGTGGAAAACATGCGGGTGGCCATGGACGCGGTCATCGCCGAAGACAAACTGTGCGAAGCGGCCATCTGCTACACCGGGGACATCATGGACCCCAAGCGGGCCAAGTACTCCTTGAAATACTATGTCAACATGGCCAAGGAACTGGAAGCCGCCGGCGCCCACATTCTCGGCATCAAGGACATGGCCGGACTGCTCAAGCCCAATGCGGCCCGGGTGCTGGTGAAAGCCCTGAAAGAAGAAATTGGCCTGCCGATCCATTTCCACACCCACGACACCAGCGGCATTTCGGCGGCCAGCGTCCTGTCGGCCATCGAGGCCGGGGTGGACGCGGTGGACGCGGCCATGGACGCCATGAGCGGCGCCACCTCCCAGCCGAGTCTCGGTTCCATCGTGGAGGCGCTGCGCAACACCCCCCACGACACCGGACTCGACATCGAATCGATTCGCGCCATTTCCACCTATTGGGAGCAGGTGCGTCGCCACTACGCCGCCTTCGAGAGCCTGCAATACGCGGGAGCCTCGGAGGTCTACCTCCACGAAATGCCCGGTGGACAGTTCACCAATCTGCGCCAGCAGGCCCGTTCCCTGGGCATCGACGCCCATTGGGATCAGGTGGCCCACGCCTATGCCTGGGTCAACGAAATGTTCGGCGACATCCCCAAGGTGACCCCCAGCTCCAAGGTGGTCGGGGATATGGCCTTGATGATGGTCACCAGCCAATTGACCCGGGAGGATGTGCTCAATCCGGAAAAAGAGATCGCCTTCCCCGAGTCGGTGGTGCAGTATTTCCGTGGGGATCTGGGTCAGCCGCCGGGAGGCTTCCCGGAAGCCCTGCAACGCAAGGTGCTGAAAAATCAAGAACCCTTGACCGTCCGTCCCGGCGCGATCCTGCCGGATACCGATCTGGAGGCCCAACGCCAGAAAATTTCCCGCCTGACCGGCGGTCTGGTGAGCGATGCCCAGGTGGCTTCGCATCTCATGTATCCCCAGGTATTCAGTGATTTCATGCGCCACTGCCAGACCTATGGGGATGTGAGCCGTCTGCCTTCCCATGTCTTCTTCTACGGCATGGAACCGGGTCAGGAGATCCTGGTGGAGTCCGAACCGGGCAAGGCGTTGATCATCCACTTCATCACCACCTCCGAGCCGGACGCGGATGGCATGGTCAAGGTCTTTTTTGAAGTCAATGGCCAGCCCCGTTCGATCCAGATCCAAAACCGCTCCCAGACCGGCCAGAAACGCGCCACCCCCAAGGCCAAGGACGGAGATCCCAATCAGGTGGGGGCTCCCATTCCCGGCGCCGTGGGCGCCATCGCGGTCATCAAGGGACAAAAGGTGGCCCGTGGGGATCGTCTGCTCTCCTTGGAGGCCATGAAAATGGAAACCGCCATCTGCGCCACCCAGGATGGCACCGTGGCGGAGATCCATGTCCAGACCGGAGACCATGTGGAGACCAAGGATCTGCTGATCACCCTGGTGACCACACCTTAA
- a CDS encoding cation:proton antiporter, with protein MSDNSVLLTLSALFLIGFAADALARRIILPRVTLLLLTGMLLGPTMSGLVSTQQQEWLVVVAQATLCMVGFLLGGRITLNGLQRYGHTVLTISLTILTVSGCLMFMGMLWIGVPLSAAILLATICLTTDPVAPTDVIHELRADGPFTRILMGVIATNDALGFVLFTIALSVAALFHATALPRSVVEVIWELGGAVAIGAILGRLLAFISDHTHRPDTLLAGTLGLLILCGALATRLHTSFFLAVMIMGSVTVNSSQRPWKPFLIIERFLWPFLILFFLLAGANLKPKSLLDIGLISGLYLGCRMLGEVSGAWLGATLSQSPPLTRRWLGPALLPQAGVAMSMTFIAVQRFPDLTDLLLPVVISGVMVFELVGPIMTRVALIRAGENNAQSGGPRLR; from the coding sequence ATGAGCGACAACAGCGTCTTGTTGACCTTGAGCGCCCTGTTTTTGATCGGTTTCGCCGCCGACGCCCTGGCGCGTCGCATCATTCTGCCTCGGGTCACCCTGCTGCTTTTGACCGGCATGCTGCTTGGCCCCACCATGTCCGGTCTGGTCTCCACCCAGCAGCAGGAGTGGCTGGTGGTGGTGGCCCAGGCCACCTTGTGCATGGTGGGCTTTTTGCTGGGAGGACGGATCACCCTGAATGGCCTGCAACGCTATGGCCATACGGTGCTGACCATCTCCTTGACGATTCTCACCGTCTCCGGCTGTCTGATGTTCATGGGCATGCTCTGGATCGGTGTGCCTTTGTCCGCCGCGATCCTGCTGGCCACCATCTGCCTGACCACCGATCCCGTGGCCCCCACGGATGTGATCCACGAACTGCGGGCCGACGGCCCCTTCACCCGCATCCTGATGGGGGTGATCGCCACCAACGACGCCCTGGGCTTTGTATTGTTCACCATCGCCCTCTCCGTGGCGGCCCTGTTCCATGCCACGGCACTCCCCCGCTCGGTGGTGGAGGTGATCTGGGAGTTGGGGGGAGCCGTGGCCATCGGCGCCATTCTGGGACGCCTGCTGGCCTTCATCAGCGACCACACCCACCGTCCCGACACCCTGCTGGCCGGCACCCTGGGGCTGCTCATCTTGTGCGGTGCCCTGGCCACCCGTCTGCACACCTCGTTTTTCCTGGCGGTGATGATCATGGGCAGCGTCACGGTCAACAGCTCGCAGCGCCCCTGGAAACCCTTCCTGATCATCGAACGGTTTCTATGGCCTTTTCTGATTTTGTTTTTCCTGCTGGCCGGAGCCAATCTCAAACCCAAAAGCCTGCTGGATATCGGTCTGATCAGCGGCCTGTATCTGGGCTGTCGCATGCTCGGCGAGGTGAGCGGTGCCTGGCTGGGGGCCACCTTGAGTCAATCCCCGCCCCTCACCCGCCGTTGGCTCGGTCCGGCCCTGCTGCCCCAGGCGGGAGTCGCCATGAGCATGACCTTCATCGCCGTGCAACGCTTTCCGGATCTGACCGATCTGCTGCTGCCGGTGGTGATCTCCGGCGTGATGGTTTTTGAACTGGTCGGCCCCATCATGACCCGCGTCGCCTTGATCCGCGCCGGGGAAAACAATGCCCAGTCCGGCGGCCCGAGGTTGCGGTAG
- the gyrA gene encoding DNA gyrase subunit A, whose protein sequence is MEIEHPTVDPNSSKRVPVNLEDEMRRSYLDYAMSVIVGRALPDVRDGLKPVHRRVLFAMSELGNEWNRAYKKSARVVGDVIGKYHPHGDVAVYDTIVRMAQDFSMRHPLVDGQGNFGSVDGDSPAAMRYTEVRMTRLAGELLADIDKETVDFGPNYDGSLVEPRILPCKFPNLLVSGSSGIAVGMATNIPPHNLGEIVDATCALMDNPLLTNRGLMAHVPGPDFPTGASIRGRAGIVSAYETGRGSVVLRAKTHIETKKDGREAIIIDELPFQVNKARLVEAIADLVRDKKIEGISDLRDESDRQGMRVVIETKRDVNAEVLLNQLYKHTAMQTTFGVNAVALVDGQPQTLSLKRILECFIDHRRQVVTRRTLFELRKAQSRSHILEGLSVALANIDRIIAVIRNAPNPVVAKEQLVAELWDRGPVEAMLTRALDAGMTASPQFVEGGYRLSPDQAQAILDMRLHRLTGLEQDKIHQEFGETLTEIGRLNAILASDEALLTVIKEELLRIKEMFANARRTEIVEEEGEFCAEDLIAEEEMVVTVSHAGYVKRQPTVDYRSQRRGGKGKSATGMKDEDFISQLFVASTHDTILCFTDKGRVFRLKVYEIPQASRAARGRPIINLLALEAGEKLAQILPAPVAADQWDNWHLLFATAKGLIKKTALSAYINIRANGIRAVDLQDGDDLVGVALLPVLPEDLETEVVAETVEGNGEEEPGITPESDTALEDEIEETDARPGRILLYSSSGKAVRFRTGQVRLMGRVARGVRGMRLKGEDRVIALNVLNTDADCQILAMTENGFGKRTEVDKFPTKGRGTQGVIGMLINERNGPVVASLVITPSDQIMVITNQGTVLRTPVETVRLTGRNAQGVKVLDVSNSGERVVSVARIAESEEESNAPGDEEDGGEENELTEQDEGSQ, encoded by the coding sequence ATGGAAATCGAACACCCCACCGTGGATCCCAACAGCTCCAAACGGGTTCCTGTCAATCTCGAAGACGAAATGCGCCGCTCCTACCTCGATTACGCCATGAGCGTCATCGTGGGACGCGCTCTGCCCGACGTGCGCGACGGTCTCAAACCGGTCCATCGTCGCGTCCTGTTCGCCATGAGCGAACTGGGCAACGAGTGGAACCGGGCCTACAAGAAATCGGCCCGCGTGGTCGGTGATGTCATCGGCAAATACCATCCCCACGGGGATGTGGCGGTCTATGACACCATCGTGCGCATGGCCCAGGATTTTTCCATGCGTCATCCCCTGGTGGATGGCCAGGGCAACTTCGGCTCCGTGGACGGGGACTCTCCCGCCGCCATGCGTTACACCGAAGTGCGCATGACCCGACTGGCCGGGGAGTTGCTGGCGGATATCGACAAGGAAACCGTCGATTTCGGACCCAACTACGACGGATCCCTGGTGGAACCCCGCATTCTGCCTTGCAAATTTCCCAATCTGCTGGTCAGCGGTTCATCGGGAATCGCCGTGGGCATGGCCACCAACATCCCGCCCCACAACCTGGGAGAGATCGTGGATGCCACCTGCGCCCTGATGGACAATCCCCTGCTGACCAACCGGGGACTGATGGCCCATGTGCCCGGTCCCGACTTTCCCACCGGGGCTTCGATCCGGGGCCGGGCCGGAATCGTCAGCGCCTACGAAACCGGACGCGGTTCGGTGGTGCTGCGGGCCAAAACCCATATCGAAACCAAAAAAGACGGGCGGGAAGCGATCATCATCGACGAACTCCCCTTCCAGGTGAACAAGGCCCGTCTGGTGGAGGCCATCGCCGATTTGGTGCGGGACAAGAAAATCGAAGGCATCTCCGATCTGCGGGACGAATCCGACCGCCAGGGGATGCGGGTGGTGATCGAGACCAAACGGGATGTCAACGCGGAAGTGCTGTTGAATCAACTCTACAAGCACACCGCCATGCAGACCACCTTCGGGGTCAACGCCGTGGCCCTGGTGGATGGACAGCCCCAGACCTTGAGCCTGAAACGCATCCTGGAATGTTTCATCGACCACCGGCGTCAGGTGGTGACCCGTCGCACCCTGTTCGAACTGCGCAAGGCCCAGTCCCGCAGCCACATCCTGGAAGGGCTGTCCGTGGCCCTGGCCAACATCGACCGCATCATCGCCGTGATCCGCAACGCTCCCAATCCGGTGGTCGCCAAGGAGCAACTGGTGGCGGAACTGTGGGACCGGGGACCGGTGGAAGCGATGCTGACCCGCGCTTTGGATGCGGGCATGACCGCTTCGCCCCAGTTTGTGGAAGGGGGTTACCGGTTGTCGCCGGATCAGGCCCAGGCCATTCTGGATATGCGTCTGCACCGTCTGACCGGTCTGGAACAAGACAAGATCCATCAGGAGTTCGGAGAGACCTTGACGGAAATCGGTCGGCTCAACGCCATTTTGGCCTCGGACGAAGCATTGCTGACGGTCATCAAGGAGGAGTTGCTGCGCATCAAGGAGATGTTCGCCAATGCGCGCCGCACGGAAATCGTCGAAGAAGAAGGAGAATTCTGCGCCGAAGACCTGATCGCCGAAGAAGAGATGGTGGTCACGGTGAGCCACGCGGGTTATGTCAAGCGTCAACCTACGGTGGATTACCGCAGTCAGCGCCGGGGAGGCAAGGGCAAAAGTGCCACGGGCATGAAGGATGAGGATTTCATTTCTCAGTTGTTCGTGGCCTCCACCCATGACACGATTTTGTGTTTCACCGACAAGGGGCGGGTGTTCCGTCTGAAGGTCTACGAAATTCCCCAGGCCAGCCGAGCGGCCCGTGGACGGCCCATCATCAATCTGCTGGCCCTGGAGGCGGGGGAAAAACTGGCCCAGATTCTGCCGGCCCCGGTGGCGGCGGACCAGTGGGACAACTGGCATCTGCTGTTCGCCACGGCCAAGGGATTGATCAAGAAAACCGCGCTTTCGGCCTACATCAACATACGCGCCAACGGCATCCGGGCGGTGGATCTGCAAGACGGAGACGATCTGGTGGGCGTGGCCTTGCTGCCGGTGCTGCCCGAGGATCTGGAAACCGAAGTGGTCGCCGAAACAGTCGAAGGCAACGGAGAAGAAGAACCCGGCATCACTCCGGAGAGCGATACGGCCCTGGAAGATGAAATCGAAGAAACGGATGCCCGACCGGGTCGCATTCTGTTGTATTCGAGTTCCGGCAAGGCGGTGCGATTCCGCACCGGTCAGGTGCGCCTGATGGGTCGGGTGGCCCGGGGCGTGCGGGGCATGCGCCTGAAGGGCGAAGACCGGGTGATCGCCCTCAACGTGCTGAACACCGACGCGGATTGCCAGATCCTGGCCATGACGGAAAACGGTTTCGGCAAACGGACCGAAGTGGACAAGTTCCCCACCAAGGGACGGGGCACCCAGGGGGTGATCGGCATGCTGATCAACGAACGCAACGGGCCGGTGGTGGCCAGTCTGGTGATCACGCCCAGCGATCAGATCATGGTGATCACGAATCAAGGCACGGTGTTGCGCACGCCGGTGGAAACCGTGCGGCTGACGGGTCGCAACGCCCAGGGGGTGAAGGTGCTGGATGTCTCCAATAGCGGAGAGCGGGTGGTTTCCGTGGCCCGCATCGCCGAGTCCGAAGAGGAGTCCAACGCTCCGGGAGACGAGGAGGACGGGGGCGAAGAAAACGAGCTGACGGAACAAGACGAAGGGAGCCAATAG
- the serS gene encoding serine--tRNA ligase — protein MLDLKTIRERPEWVDSRLKSRGGRHDLTAFFALEAAQRALRTETERLQARRNEISRAVGRMKANGEDASALLEEMGQLGPRLKETEAALRVKDEELQTELTRLPNLPDESVPEGPDESGNVVVRSWPEGFSGGPVTENHWDIGERLGILDFASAAETVGARFTFFRGDGARLVRALTGFMLDLHTREHGYEEILPPFLANKESLFGTGQLPKFEEDLFCLRDDPFYLIPTAEVPLTNLVRGQIVDEARLPLKWTAWTACFRREAGAAGRDTRGLIRQHQFDKVELVWITRPEESMAALESLTRHAEEVLKRLELPFRTVALCTGDLGFASAKTYDLEVWLPGQGRYREISSCSNTLDFQARRMKSRLRRTAGKAVEPVHTLNGSGVAVGRALVAVLENFVQADGSVVIPDALRPYMGGQAIIKPPSA, from the coding sequence ATGCTGGATCTGAAAACGATTCGCGAACGGCCCGAATGGGTGGACTCACGCTTGAAAAGCCGGGGGGGACGCCATGATCTCACGGCTTTTTTCGCCCTGGAGGCGGCGCAGCGGGCCTTGCGCACGGAAACCGAACGCCTGCAAGCCCGCCGCAATGAAATTTCCCGCGCTGTTGGCCGGATGAAGGCCAATGGCGAAGACGCCTCGGCTTTGCTGGAAGAGATGGGGCAACTGGGCCCCCGCCTCAAAGAGACCGAAGCGGCGTTGCGCGTCAAGGACGAGGAGTTGCAAACCGAACTGACCCGTCTGCCCAATCTGCCGGACGAAAGCGTGCCCGAAGGTCCGGACGAAAGCGGCAACGTGGTGGTGCGTTCCTGGCCGGAAGGATTTTCCGGCGGTCCCGTCACCGAAAACCATTGGGACATCGGTGAGCGGCTGGGGATTTTGGATTTTGCCAGCGCGGCGGAGACCGTGGGGGCGCGGTTCACCTTTTTCCGGGGAGACGGGGCGCGGCTGGTGCGGGCCTTGACCGGTTTCATGCTGGATCTGCACACCCGGGAACACGGTTACGAAGAGATTCTGCCGCCGTTTCTGGCCAACAAGGAGAGCCTGTTCGGCACCGGGCAGTTGCCCAAATTTGAAGAGGATCTGTTTTGTCTGCGGGACGATCCGTTTTACCTGATTCCCACCGCCGAGGTGCCCTTGACCAACCTCGTGCGGGGACAGATCGTGGACGAGGCCCGTCTGCCCTTGAAGTGGACCGCCTGGACCGCCTGTTTCCGCCGCGAGGCCGGAGCGGCGGGCCGGGACACCCGGGGATTGATCCGCCAGCACCAGTTCGACAAGGTGGAACTGGTGTGGATCACCCGTCCCGAAGAGAGCATGGCCGCTTTGGAAAGCCTGACCCGGCACGCCGAAGAGGTGTTGAAACGGTTGGAACTCCCATTCCGTACCGTGGCCTTGTGTACCGGGGATCTGGGATTCGCCTCCGCCAAAACCTATGATCTGGAGGTGTGGCTGCCGGGTCAGGGCCGCTATCGGGAAATTTCCTCGTGTTCCAACACGTTGGATTTCCAGGCCCGACGCATGAAATCCCGTCTGCGGCGCACCGCCGGCAAGGCGGTGGAACCGGTACACACCTTGAATGGTTCCGGCGTGGCCGTGGGTCGGGCCTTGGTGGCGGTGCTGGAAAATTTTGTCCAGGCCGACGGCAGCGTGGTGATCCCCGACGCCCTGCGTCCCTACATGGGCGGTCAGGCGATCATCAAACCCCCATCCGCCTGA
- a CDS encoding nitroreductase family protein, producing the protein MTTPDPALHELIRLRWSPRAFDPRRVERETVKLLLEAARWAPSCYNTQPWRYLVAFRDDEAGFNRLLSCLVEANRLWARNAPVLMISLAYTRHDHNGKPNRWAWHDVGAANAQLTAQATAMGLAVHQMAGYDPDAVRRLYALDDLFEPVTVLALGYPGSPELLDATLRERETAPRQRKPLEAIAFDGAWGTPL; encoded by the coding sequence ATGACCACACCCGATCCCGCTCTCCATGAACTGATCCGCCTGCGTTGGTCTCCACGCGCCTTCGATCCCCGTCGGGTGGAACGGGAAACCGTAAAGCTACTGCTGGAAGCCGCCCGTTGGGCACCATCCTGCTACAACACCCAGCCATGGCGTTATCTTGTGGCCTTTCGGGACGATGAAGCGGGGTTCAACCGATTGTTGAGCTGTCTGGTGGAGGCCAACCGCCTCTGGGCCCGGAATGCCCCTGTACTCATGATCTCTCTGGCCTACACACGGCACGATCACAATGGCAAACCCAACCGTTGGGCCTGGCACGACGTTGGCGCGGCCAATGCCCAATTGACCGCCCAGGCCACGGCCATGGGATTGGCCGTGCATCAGATGGCGGGATACGATCCCGATGCGGTGCGCCGCCTGTATGCCCTGGATGACCTCTTTGAACCGGTCACGGTCCTGGCCTTGGGTTATCCCGGATCCCCGGAGCTGCTGGATGCCACGTTGCGCGAACGGGAAACAGCCCCCAGACAACGCAAACCCCTGGAGGCCATCGCCTTCGACGGCGCCTGGGGAACCCCTCTGTAA
- a CDS encoding translation initiation factor Sui1, whose translation MADSVVYSTEQGRMCPDCHQPLAGCACHRKGLPVASDGTVRVSRETKGRNGKSVTVIRGVALDSGSLEQLGKTLRTLCGTGGTVKEGVIELQGDHVTKIIGPLNQRGWVVKRVGG comes from the coding sequence ATGGCCGACAGCGTGGTTTATTCAACCGAACAAGGCAGGATGTGTCCCGATTGTCATCAACCCCTCGCCGGATGCGCGTGCCATCGGAAGGGATTGCCCGTGGCATCCGACGGCACCGTGCGGGTTTCCAGAGAGACCAAAGGCCGCAACGGCAAAAGCGTGACGGTGATTCGAGGGGTTGCGCTGGATTCCGGATCCCTGGAGCAACTGGGAAAAACACTCCGAACCTTGTGCGGGACCGGAGGTACGGTGAAAGAAGGGGTGATTGAATTGCAAGGGGATCACGTGACCAAGATCATCGGGCCGTTGAACCAACGGGGTTGGGTGGTCAAACGGGTCGGAGGCTAA
- a CDS encoding hemerythrin domain-containing protein yields MTDHPMTDWTIVDVGVERFNNDHQRLLFYVIELDRLAQRFQQREPFEDEWDQVDLLFPRLDKYTQEHFQAEEALMRQYAYSHLDEHIIQHNQLIQHLDRLREDVALRRSGSIAHLETFLLDWLRNHINRNDRKYRGCFQWAENRDILEKALFNEMISAAQLQRIIDMAPPEVVLLDLRTETEHREGIISGSRLYPCDHNLIDRQDTEPFRRSFEATFSPEQFNPDHWYVLICRSGPRAAIALEIMQQHDLKTCELVGGIQEWTRQGFPLVAMDAPPLSDP; encoded by the coding sequence ATGACTGACCATCCCATGACTGACTGGACCATCGTGGATGTCGGGGTTGAGCGTTTCAACAACGATCACCAACGACTGCTCTTTTATGTGATCGAGTTGGATCGTCTTGCCCAGCGTTTCCAGCAACGGGAGCCGTTTGAAGACGAATGGGATCAGGTGGATCTCCTGTTTCCCCGCCTGGACAAATACACCCAGGAGCATTTCCAGGCCGAAGAGGCGCTCATGCGCCAATACGCCTACAGCCACCTGGACGAACATATCATCCAGCACAACCAGTTGATCCAGCATCTGGACCGTCTCCGGGAGGATGTGGCGCTGCGGCGCTCCGGTTCCATCGCCCACCTGGAAACGTTTCTGCTGGATTGGCTGCGCAACCACATCAACCGCAACGACCGGAAATATCGGGGCTGTTTCCAGTGGGCGGAAAACCGGGATATCCTCGAAAAAGCCCTGTTCAACGAAATGATTTCCGCCGCGCAATTGCAGCGGATCATCGACATGGCCCCCCCGGAAGTGGTGCTGTTGGATCTGCGCACCGAAACGGAACATCGGGAAGGCATCATCTCCGGTTCCCGCCTCTACCCCTGTGATCACAATCTCATCGACCGCCAAGATACGGAACCCTTCCGACGCTCCTTCGAGGCCACCTTCTCCCCGGAGCAGTTCAATCCCGATCATTGGTATGTCCTGATCTGTCGTTCCGGTCCCCGAGCGGCCATTGCCCTGGAGATCATGCAGCAGCACGACTTGAAGACCTGTGAACTGGTGGGCGGCATCCAGGAATGGACCCGCCAGGGTTTCCCGCTGGTGGCCATGGACGCTCCTCCCCTTTCCGATCCGTAA